The following proteins are co-located in the Ruminococcaceae bacterium KH2T8 genome:
- a CDS encoding competence protein ComEC, which produces MLSLCIALLIAIGNGRGEKARQCMLFTVGVLIVITISLFLAQGTESVEDGSVSEFDAKVISVERTLDGRSSVTIKSREYGKLRLTIFENDPYVPEPGSVVYIKGRLSYPESPRNPGEFDSGAYLKRLGIRYDLKVLSISEVREAAPFWQAIARFDMFMFDIRDKTTDLFGDQKPLAAAIFLGDTSLTTKDVSSLFRRMGCSHLLAVSGTHFSGFLMLVAMLTEGKGRKKTRDKVIFVMFCIVLGSFTGWSKSVTRSAIMSSATCCSKDSLSGMCLAALIMMIADPYSALSYGFLMSFMSCFAILLISPKLNYRLWRLGLSKETAQTVGVILSAQLGMLPFGCVTSLRYGILPFAVQIVSTFIAQTACIFFVPSVILGFVCGDAFAAPAKLMLIALINLMNTVAPVYSAFKLPRAIGIAILACVAYGLTPKSRLRERLVLPLVAILALACGSALAAVLNPVRTRVIFIDVGQGDSCLILSGGKSLLIDGGTYQAGRDHVSPVLDYYGVDQVDVAIATHLDEDHSGGIRYLYETGRIRQVVTSHAEGDMQEVQGGDEIRVSDDCTVTVISPTPDEYTWDSNEDSVVCLVETCGVSILMTGDIGAPTESALVRAGRVPDVDILKVAHHGSAYSTSDVFLDACRPEIAVISVGEQNEYGHPAPDTVGRITEHGSAIYMTSRTGAIILSFTDGGTDTEFYAYQ; this is translated from the coding sequence ATGCTGTCGCTTTGTATCGCGCTGCTCATTGCGATCGGGAATGGCAGAGGGGAAAAGGCGCGGCAGTGCATGCTCTTTACGGTAGGGGTGCTGATCGTGATCACTATCTCGCTGTTTCTGGCACAGGGGACGGAGAGTGTGGAGGATGGTTCTGTCAGCGAATTTGACGCCAAGGTCATCTCAGTCGAGCGGACGCTGGACGGCAGATCTTCTGTCACGATAAAGAGCCGTGAGTACGGGAAGTTGCGCTTAACTATATTCGAAAATGATCCTTATGTTCCGGAACCGGGAAGTGTCGTATATATTAAGGGCAGGCTCTCATATCCCGAAAGTCCGAGAAATCCGGGAGAGTTCGACAGCGGAGCTTACCTTAAAAGGCTCGGGATCAGATACGATCTTAAGGTCCTGTCGATATCAGAGGTGCGTGAAGCTGCTCCGTTTTGGCAGGCGATAGCGCGGTTTGACATGTTTATGTTCGATATCAGGGATAAGACGACCGATCTGTTCGGTGATCAAAAGCCTTTGGCGGCTGCGATATTCCTTGGCGATACGTCTCTTACGACAAAGGATGTATCGTCACTCTTCAGGCGAATGGGATGTTCGCACCTGCTGGCTGTCTCGGGAACGCATTTCAGCGGATTTCTGATGCTCGTTGCGATGCTGACGGAAGGAAAGGGACGAAAGAAAACAAGAGATAAAGTGATATTTGTAATGTTTTGCATCGTCCTGGGGTCGTTTACGGGATGGAGCAAGTCGGTAACGAGGTCCGCGATAATGAGCTCGGCGACTTGCTGCTCGAAAGACAGTCTCTCGGGGATGTGCCTCGCGGCGCTAATCATGATGATCGCAGATCCTTACAGTGCTCTATCTTACGGATTTCTCATGAGCTTTATGTCCTGTTTTGCGATACTACTGATATCTCCGAAGCTCAACTATCGGCTCTGGCGGTTAGGACTCTCGAAAGAAACTGCGCAGACCGTAGGAGTCATACTGTCCGCTCAACTGGGAATGCTGCCTTTTGGCTGTGTAACGTCGCTAAGGTACGGGATCTTGCCGTTTGCGGTACAGATAGTATCGACGTTCATAGCACAGACGGCATGTATATTCTTCGTTCCGTCAGTGATACTGGGCTTCGTGTGCGGCGACGCCTTCGCCGCGCCGGCGAAGCTGATGCTGATCGCGCTAATAAATCTTATGAACACCGTGGCGCCGGTCTACTCCGCCTTCAAGCTCCCTCGCGCGATCGGCATTGCGATCCTCGCATGCGTCGCCTATGGTCTTACCCCTAAGTCGAGGCTGCGCGAACGGCTGGTGCTGCCCCTTGTCGCGATCCTCGCCCTCGCCTGCGGCTCGGCGCTCGCCGCCGTCCTGAACCCCGTCAGAACCCGCGTCATCTTCATCGACGTCGGGCAGGGCGATTCGTGTCTGATACTAAGCGGCGGCAAGTCGCTCCTTATCGACGGCGGCACATATCAGGCGGGGCGCGACCACGTATCGCCCGTGCTGGACTACTACGGCGTCGATCAGGTGGATGTCGCGATCGCGACCCACCTCGACGAGGATCACAGCGGAGGTATCAGGTATCTGTACGAGACGGGTCGTATTCGGCAAGTCGTTACTTCTCACGCCGAGGGGGATATGCAGGAAGTTCAAGGAGGGGACGAGATTCGGGTCTCGGATGACTGCACTGTGACGGTCATATCGCCGACGCCTGATGAATATACATGGGACTCGAATGAGGACAGCGTTGTATGTCTGGTCGAGACCTGCGGAGTCAGCATCCTGATGACAGGCGATATCGGCGCCCCGACCGAATCGGCGCTCGTTCGCGCGGGGCGGGTGCCTGATGTCGATATCTTAAAGGTCGCCCACCACGGCAGCGCCTACTCGACGAGCGACGTGTTCCTTGATGCGTGCCGGCCCGAGATCGCGGTCATCTCGGTGGGCGAGCAAAACGAATACGGGCACCCCGCGCCCGATACGGTCGGGAGGATCACGGAGCACGGCTCCGCGATCTATATGACCTCGCGTACGGGGGCGATCATCCTTTCGTTTACGGACGGCGGAACTGACACGGAGTTTTATGCTTATCAATAG
- a CDS encoding GTP-binding protein: MPVNFRNTRFMTLAAKLEQCPEHDMPEIVMSGKSNVGKSSLINALSDNKKLARVSQTPGKTRAVVYFNVDRKIMIADLPGYGYAKVSRELKEGFSKLADDYFTSGRKIDLVLHLIDIRHEPSKEDIGMLEYLNSSGTPYFVIFTKADKFSRAQLNKRLHELEEIFDFSEDANIYAVSSVAKSGIEDLRKGISDFLGFC, from the coding sequence ATGCCCGTTAATTTCAGGAATACACGTTTTATGACCTTAGCCGCAAAGCTCGAGCAGTGCCCCGAGCACGATATGCCCGAAATCGTCATGTCGGGAAAGTCTAATGTCGGCAAATCCTCCCTCATTAACGCACTCTCGGACAACAAGAAGCTCGCACGCGTATCCCAGACACCCGGTAAGACTAGGGCCGTCGTCTACTTTAACGTTGATCGTAAGATAATGATCGCGGACCTTCCCGGATACGGCTATGCCAAGGTCTCCAGGGAACTCAAGGAAGGCTTCAGCAAGCTCGCAGACGACTATTTCACATCAGGAAGAAAGATCGACCTCGTTCTGCACCTCATCGACATCCGTCACGAGCCCTCCAAAGAGGACATCGGAATGCTCGAATACTTAAATTCCAGCGGCACTCCCTACTTCGTCATATTCACCAAGGCGGACAAGTTCAGCAGAGCCCAGCTCAACAAGCGTCTTCACGAATTAGAAGAGATCTTTGATTTTTCCGAAGATGCCAATATCTACGCAGTCTCATCGGTCGCAAAGTCAGGTATCGAAGACCTTCGAAAGGGCATAAGCGATTTCCTCGGCTTTTGTTAA
- a CDS encoding ribose-phosphate pyrophosphokinase translates to MSVLEPFGPIGIIAHSANDDFVRAVSNTLYEKRRKRYETKANPYVTSPGYLRSDYLIDSSLVRFQTGEGKFELGESVRGHDIFIITDILAHSDTYDIFGNPHMMSPDDHFRDLVRIISTCSGKARRINVIMPFVYEGRREIRDSSRESWDCADMLRQLFDLGVANFVAFDPHDVRIANAVPLMGMEFPRSAYKIITTLLSKYDTLHIDKDKTIVVSPDESGVNRAIFYSSMLNLPLGIFYRDRDYTIKVDGQHPIKDYMFLGDDVQGKDILIIDDMINSGSTMLRTSEKLKAAGAKDIYCLSPFGLFTEGLEAFDEAHEKGIIKSVVCTNLIYRSKELLSRPWYLDVNMIPYVTRIIDALNVDESVYDLINSTSRISDFLGQIRIGELFDDFE, encoded by the coding sequence ATGTCTGTGCTTGAGCCCTTCGGTCCTATCGGAATTATTGCCCACTCTGCTAATGACGATTTCGTCAGGGCGGTCAGTAATACCCTATACGAGAAGAGACGCAAGCGTTACGAGACAAAGGCAAATCCCTATGTCACAAGTCCCGGATACTTAAGATCCGATTATCTCATTGATTCATCCCTTGTAAGATTTCAGACCGGCGAAGGAAAGTTCGAGCTCGGCGAGAGCGTTCGCGGTCACGATATATTCATAATCACAGACATCTTAGCGCATAGCGACACATATGACATCTTCGGCAACCCTCACATGATGAGCCCCGACGATCACTTCAGGGATCTCGTAAGGATCATCTCCACCTGTTCGGGTAAGGCCCGCCGTATCAATGTCATCATGCCTTTCGTTTACGAAGGCCGCCGTGAGATCAGGGACTCTTCCCGCGAATCATGGGACTGTGCAGATATGTTAAGACAGCTCTTCGACCTCGGAGTCGCAAACTTCGTTGCTTTCGATCCCCATGACGTCAGGATCGCGAATGCCGTTCCCCTCATGGGCATGGAGTTCCCGAGGAGCGCTTATAAGATAATCACAACACTGCTTTCGAAGTACGACACGCTTCATATCGATAAGGATAAGACGATCGTTGTATCACCTGACGAATCCGGCGTTAACCGTGCCATCTTCTATTCTTCGATGCTCAACCTCCCTCTCGGTATCTTCTACAGAGACAGGGATTACACGATCAAGGTAGACGGACAGCACCCGATCAAGGACTATATGTTCCTCGGAGATGATGTTCAGGGCAAGGATATCCTCATCATCGACGACATGATCAACTCAGGTTCGACGATGCTCCGTACTTCCGAAAAGCTCAAGGCTGCAGGCGCAAAGGACATTTACTGTCTCTCTCCATTCGGACTCTTTACCGAGGGACTCGAAGCTTTTGACGAAGCTCACGAGAAAGGAATCATCAAGTCCGTTGTCTGCACAAACCTCATCTACAGATCCAAGGAACTCCTGAGCAGACCCTGGTATCTCGACGTCAACATGATTCCCTACGTAACGAGGATCATAGATGCGCTCAACGTAGACGAGTCGGTTTATGACCTGATCAACTCGACGAGCAGGATCTCGGACTTCCTGGGACAGATAAGGATCGGCGAGCTGTTCGATGACTTTGAATAA
- a CDS encoding ribose-phosphate pyrophosphokinase has product MTSVPADEKSYSRYNQYGENPMAPVGPIGIIPLKGSVEFTERVNYYLNARRSEYQQEAIVSKYPGFFRQDYRIEVDNPRFSSGEGKAVVKNTVRGHDLYIVSDVMNTSIEYKMFGHMNRMSPDDHYQDLKRVILACSGKARRINVIMPFLYESRQHKRNSRESLDCAFALEELYNLGVANIITFDAHDERVANAIPLSGFESLPATYQIIKEMYRQIPDLSFTKGKFMVVSPDEGAISRAMYFASILGVPLGTFYKRRDYTTIVNGRNPIVAHEFLGDSVEGMDILIVDDMISSGDSMLDICREMKHRGARKVFCACTFALFTEGIDNFNKAYEEKVFDKVFATNLIYRRPELLEAPWFADVNMCKFVALLIDAINHDASLSNLINPTEKIKKLLAAKGDLVPPQA; this is encoded by the coding sequence ATGACTTCAGTTCCCGCAGACGAGAAATCTTATTCACGTTATAACCAGTATGGCGAGAACCCGATGGCCCCCGTCGGACCTATCGGAATCATCCCCCTCAAGGGTAGCGTAGAATTCACGGAGCGCGTTAACTACTACCTCAATGCAAGAAGATCCGAATACCAGCAGGAAGCTATCGTTTCCAAGTATCCCGGATTCTTCCGTCAGGACTACAGGATCGAAGTCGACAATCCCCGCTTCTCCTCAGGTGAAGGTAAGGCAGTCGTAAAGAACACCGTCAGAGGTCATGACCTCTATATCGTAAGTGACGTCATGAACACATCTATCGAATATAAGATGTTCGGTCACATGAACCGCATGAGCCCCGACGATCACTATCAGGACTTAAAGCGCGTTATCCTCGCCTGCTCCGGTAAGGCTCGTCGTATCAACGTAATCATGCCATTCCTTTATGAGTCCCGTCAGCACAAGAGAAACTCCCGTGAGTCCTTGGACTGCGCATTTGCTCTCGAAGAGCTCTACAACCTCGGCGTCGCTAACATCATCACTTTCGATGCACACGACGAGCGAGTTGCAAACGCTATCCCTCTTTCGGGATTCGAGTCTCTTCCCGCTACATATCAGATCATCAAGGAAATGTACCGTCAGATCCCCGATCTTTCCTTCACAAAGGGTAAGTTCATGGTAGTATCCCCCGATGAAGGCGCTATCAGCAGAGCGATGTACTTCGCATCCATCCTCGGTGTACCTCTCGGAACATTCTATAAGAGACGTGACTATACAACGATCGTCAACGGCAGAAACCCCATCGTCGCACATGAATTCCTCGGTGACTCCGTTGAGGGCATGGATATCCTTATCGTTGACGATATGATCTCATCCGGTGACTCGATGCTCGACATCTGCCGTGAGATGAAGCACAGAGGCGCACGTAAGGTATTCTGCGCTTGCACATTCGCTCTCTTCACGGAAGGTATCGATAACTTCAATAAGGCATATGAAGAGAAGGTCTTCGATAAGGTATTCGCGACCAACCTCATTTACAGACGTCCCGAGCTACTCGAGGCTCCCTGGTTCGCAGATGTTAACATGTGTAAGTTCGTAGCGCTCCTCATCGATGCTATCAACCACGACGCTTCCCTCTCGAACCTTATCAATCCTACCGAGAAGATCAAAAAGCTCCTCGCAGCAAAGGGCGACCTCGTTCCGCCTCAGGCTTGA
- a CDS encoding restriction system protein — protein sequence MNGRNYERAVARYLKNHGYHGVKVTKGSGDYGVDVLARRWGHKYAVQCKYYSRPVGVSAVQQVVAGMAYYDCDRAIVVTNTTFTRQAKELAESNGIDLIAKVSPYNGLFRGFYFLITTAALVCAAVDYYRLYAIGVAAFMLLLGIFILYLRSLAKK from the coding sequence ATGAATGGAAGAAACTACGAGCGTGCGGTGGCGCGCTATCTGAAGAATCATGGATATCACGGAGTCAAGGTTACGAAAGGCTCCGGTGACTATGGCGTGGATGTCTTGGCGAGACGCTGGGGGCACAAGTACGCCGTACAGTGTAAATACTACTCAAGACCCGTCGGTGTATCTGCCGTGCAGCAGGTGGTTGCCGGTATGGCATATTACGATTGCGACAGAGCGATCGTTGTTACTAATACGACATTTACGAGGCAGGCGAAAGAACTCGCCGAGTCCAACGGCATAGACCTTATTGCTAAGGTCAGTCCTTATAACGGTCTGTTCAGAGGTTTTTATTTCCTTATAACAACAGCCGCACTTGTTTGTGCGGCCGTTGATTACTATCGTTTGTATGCTATTGGTGTTGCGGCATTTATGCTGCTGCTCGGTATCTTCATCCTTTACCTTAGGTCGTTAGCGAAGAAGTGA
- a CDS encoding Predicted component of the ribosome quality control (RQC) complex, YloA/Tae2 family, contains fibronectin-binding (FbpA) and DUF814 domains, translated as MALDGITAQLLAHELDNELKGARIDKVFEPDKYTVILHIRTNSGIRKLLLSANPSAPRINITESTRENPQMPPSFCMLLRKHLSGSRIVSITNPGYERIIEITASTTDELHDTKNIRLIVELMGRYSNLILVNAGGKILDSLIHVDYSVSRVREVMPARIYEYPPTQDKFTCEEVLSLVSEGMLPIEESEMGRPMDKALLNSIKGISPNLCRQLCMRADIDDRLPAKNLTKDNEDALISVVKDFALKVINYDYEPASYYSEDDMACDYSPFELIGHAKMKKASSISEAIDMYYLEKDRFIDLDNKKQRLKTIIGSALTHATRKAELHMADKDEGSKADHYKHCADLILGYQYMLKGKEDSLTCSDYYVDPPKDVTIKLDPSLNASDNAQEYYKRFRKAKRKLQLAEEYLVDDQMAIDYLRSLKAAADAASCEDDINAINMELMSISAKPTKTKHVNNQGNPNATVGKAKSGKASSRALREAAKRAREKNASKGNKNERPLPFRQYETSDGRKILCGRNNIQNDELTFKIADKDDWWFHIKGMPGTHVILKSVKGEEFPPDNSVIEAAQTAAFFSKSIMLEEHAATEGSKAGDIKAEVDYCKVSHVKKIPGAKPGMVIYEGYYSIVVSAKEIG; from the coding sequence ATGGCTCTTGACGGTATTACCGCGCAGCTTCTGGCGCACGAACTCGATAATGAACTCAAGGGTGCAAGGATCGATAAAGTCTTCGAGCCCGATAAATATACGGTCATCCTTCACATCAGGACCAATAGCGGGATCAGAAAGCTGCTCTTATCAGCTAACCCTTCCGCTCCCAGGATAAACATCACGGAATCCACAAGAGAAAACCCGCAGATGCCTCCTTCCTTTTGTATGCTCCTTCGAAAGCACTTATCCGGATCACGCATAGTATCAATTACGAATCCCGGATACGAAAGGATCATTGAGATAACAGCGAGCACGACGGACGAGCTTCACGATACCAAGAATATCAGGCTCATAGTCGAGCTCATGGGAAGATACAGCAATCTTATCCTCGTAAACGCAGGCGGCAAGATATTAGACAGTCTTATCCACGTTGACTACAGCGTCAGCCGTGTAAGAGAAGTAATGCCCGCCAGGATCTACGAGTATCCGCCTACGCAGGATAAGTTCACTTGTGAAGAGGTGCTTTCGCTCGTATCGGAAGGAATGCTCCCGATCGAAGAATCCGAGATGGGCCGCCCGATGGACAAGGCACTTCTCAACTCTATAAAGGGCATCTCACCTAACCTTTGCAGACAGCTTTGCATGCGAGCTGATATTGACGACCGCCTCCCTGCAAAGAATCTTACGAAAGATAATGAAGACGCGCTCATAAGCGTAGTAAAGGATTTCGCGCTGAAGGTCATAAACTACGACTACGAGCCCGCATCTTACTATAGCGAAGATGACATGGCGTGCGACTACTCACCTTTCGAGCTAATCGGTCACGCCAAGATGAAGAAAGCATCGTCGATCTCCGAAGCAATCGACATGTATTACCTTGAGAAAGACCGCTTCATCGACTTAGATAACAAGAAGCAGCGTCTCAAGACGATAATCGGCAGTGCTCTTACACACGCGACGCGTAAGGCCGAGCTTCATATGGCTGATAAGGACGAAGGCAGCAAGGCCGATCACTATAAGCATTGCGCCGATCTGATCCTCGGCTACCAGTACATGCTCAAGGGCAAGGAAGATTCGCTCACCTGCTCTGATTACTACGTTGACCCGCCTAAGGATGTCACTATCAAGCTCGATCCGTCGCTCAATGCTTCGGATAATGCACAGGAATACTATAAGCGCTTCAGAAAAGCGAAGCGAAAGCTGCAGCTCGCAGAAGAATATCTTGTCGACGATCAGATGGCGATCGATTATCTGAGGTCGCTCAAAGCCGCTGCAGATGCCGCATCCTGTGAAGACGATATCAACGCGATAAATATGGAGCTCATGTCCATCTCGGCCAAGCCGACTAAGACAAAACACGTCAATAATCAGGGCAACCCCAATGCCACAGTCGGCAAGGCAAAGTCCGGCAAGGCCTCTTCGAGAGCCCTGCGCGAAGCAGCTAAGAGAGCACGTGAAAAGAATGCTTCCAAAGGCAATAAGAACGAGCGTCCTCTGCCCTTCAGACAGTATGAGACTTCCGACGGTCGCAAGATCCTCTGCGGCAGAAATAATATCCAGAACGATGAGCTCACATTTAAGATCGCCGATAAGGACGACTGGTGGTTCCACATCAAGGGCATGCCCGGTACGCATGTTATCTTAAAGAGCGTAAAAGGCGAAGAATTCCCCCCCGATAATTCCGTTATCGAAGCTGCGCAGACTGCAGCCTTCTTCTCAAAGAGTATAATGCTTGAGGAACATGCGGCTACCGAAGGAAGCAAAGCCGGAGATATCAAGGCCGAGGTCGATTACTGCAAGGTATCACATGTTAAGAAGATCCCCGGAGCAAAGCCCGGCATGGTCATCTACGAAGGTTATTATTCTATCGTGGTAAGTGCCAAAGAGATCGGCTGA
- a CDS encoding Holliday junction DNA helicase subunit RuvB produces the protein MDYGQFGGGFEEEERVIGRQKQFDDRDEKNLRPITFDDYSGQKKVKENLKIFISAAKKRNDALDHVLLYGPPGLGKTTLAGIIASEMGVGMHITTGPSIEKAGDLAAILTNLNENEVLFIDEIHRLNRSVEEVLYPAMEDYCLDLMIGKGPAARSVRLDLPHFTLVGATTRAGMLSAPLRDRFGMLHRLELYDTEDLMDILRRDAGLLEIEIDDAGLRNIASRSRGTPRIAIRLLKRMRDYAAYLEKDVIDKEVSDFGLNALDIDEIGLDSIDRRILMTIADVFRGGPVGLETLAACTGEDPITIEDVYEPFLLQNGFIAKTPRGRVLTLRAFEHLKVPVPPSFMTKNSNVPSVGFENLSMDLNGSKGGE, from the coding sequence ATGGATTACGGTCAGTTCGGCGGCGGATTTGAAGAAGAGGAGAGAGTCATCGGCAGGCAGAAGCAGTTCGATGACAGAGACGAGAAGAATCTTCGCCCGATAACATTTGATGACTATAGCGGTCAGAAGAAGGTCAAGGAGAATCTCAAGATCTTTATTAGTGCCGCAAAGAAACGTAATGATGCTTTGGATCACGTTTTGCTCTATGGTCCTCCGGGCCTTGGAAAGACAACACTTGCTGGCATCATCGCATCCGAGATGGGCGTAGGAATGCATATAACGACGGGCCCTTCGATCGAGAAGGCAGGTGATCTAGCGGCCATTCTTACGAACCTTAACGAGAACGAAGTATTATTCATCGATGAGATCCATCGTCTGAATCGAAGTGTCGAGGAAGTTCTCTATCCCGCTATGGAGGATTACTGCCTTGATCTCATGATCGGTAAAGGTCCCGCTGCACGTTCGGTAAGACTTGATCTTCCGCACTTTACTTTGGTAGGAGCAACTACCAGAGCCGGTATGCTTTCGGCGCCTCTTCGTGACCGTTTCGGAATGCTCCACAGACTCGAGCTCTACGATACGGAAGATCTGATGGATATCTTAAGACGTGATGCAGGTCTTCTCGAGATCGAAATAGATGACGCAGGTCTTCGTAATATCGCTTCCAGATCAAGAGGTACTCCTCGTATCGCTATACGTCTTCTGAAGCGTATGCGTGACTATGCAGCATATCTTGAGAAGGATGTGATCGATAAGGAAGTCTCTGACTTCGGTCTTAATGCGCTCGATATCGATGAGATCGGTCTTGATTCCATTGACCGTCGTATCTTGATGACGATCGCTGATGTCTTCAGGGGTGGTCCCGTCGGACTTGAGACACTTGCGGCTTGTACGGGCGAAGATCCAATCACTATCGAGGATGTCTATGAGCCGTTCCTTCTGCAGAACGGATTCATCGCGAAGACTCCTCGCGGACGTGTGTTGACGCTTCGTGCTTTCGAGCACTTAAAGGTGCCCGTGCCGCCTTCATTTATGACTAAGAACAGCAATGTTCCGTCAGTAGGATTTGAGAATCTCTCCATGGACCTTAACGGTTCGAAGGGCGGCGAATAA
- a CDS encoding Holliday junction DNA helicase subunit RuvA codes for MYSYIKGELVKITDDLIVVENNGIGYEIICPFALSSKLGHIGTDVCVWLYQSVREDDISLYGFSEPEQKDMFLLLITVSGIGPKVAHSICSQLTPDKFALAVMGSDVKALTGVKGLGKKGAERIVLELRDKLKALGKSAGAIEIDIGGEDGVASVPASSLASDAVEALMVLGYKQADAANAVSSVYEDGADLQTLIRMALKSLAR; via the coding sequence ATGTATTCATATATAAAAGGTGAATTGGTAAAGATAACCGACGATCTTATCGTTGTCGAAAATAACGGCATCGGATACGAGATAATATGTCCTTTCGCTTTGTCGTCGAAGCTCGGTCATATCGGTACTGATGTTTGCGTATGGCTCTATCAGAGCGTGCGCGAAGATGATATCTCATTGTACGGATTTTCCGAGCCCGAGCAGAAGGATATGTTTCTCCTGCTCATCACGGTAAGCGGTATCGGTCCCAAGGTTGCACATTCTATCTGTTCGCAGCTGACTCCCGATAAGTTCGCACTTGCCGTAATGGGTTCTGATGTCAAGGCTCTGACAGGAGTCAAGGGTCTTGGTAAGAAGGGTGCTGAGAGGATCGTTCTGGAGCTTCGAGATAAGCTCAAGGCTCTCGGAAAGAGTGCAGGTGCGATCGAGATCGATATCGGCGGCGAGGATGGAGTTGCTTCGGTTCCCGCATCGTCACTTGCTTCTGATGCTGTCGAGGCGCTCATGGTACTCGGCTATAAGCAGGCAGATGCCGCAAATGCAGTAAGTTCCGTATATGAAGACGGTGCTGATCTTCAGACTTTGATCAGAATGGCTTTGAAGAGCCTTGCGAGGTAA
- a CDS encoding Holliday junction endonuclease RuvC, with the protein MADGPETTTIIGIDPGYAITGYGIVSKTGNKIRCVDYGAITTPPKMAFPERLLAINEKMRFLLEMYKPDQMAIEELFLYKNTTTAIGTAQARGVVIVEAARANIPVYEFTPGEVKLAVTGYGKAQKQQVAMMTKTLLGLKEMPKPDDVTDALAIAITLAHTGPKFSGQAVSGYQYGRYGYADRAGSVIENRIRRKQ; encoded by the coding sequence ATGGCTGACGGTCCTGAGACGACCACTATAATAGGAATAGACCCGGGTTATGCTATCACGGGTTACGGCATAGTCTCCAAGACCGGTAATAAGATCAGGTGCGTTGACTACGGCGCGATCACTACGCCGCCGAAGATGGCTTTCCCCGAAAGGCTTCTCGCGATCAACGAGAAGATGAGATTTCTTCTTGAGATGTATAAGCCTGATCAGATGGCGATAGAGGAGCTGTTCCTTTATAAGAATACGACTACCGCTATCGGTACGGCACAGGCACGAGGTGTCGTTATCGTTGAGGCCGCGCGTGCAAATATACCTGTTTATGAGTTTACTCCCGGTGAGGTAAAGCTCGCGGTCACAGGCTACGGTAAGGCTCAAAAGCAGCAGGTCGCCATGATGACAAAGACTCTTTTGGGGCTTAAGGAAATGCCTAAGCCGGATGACGTTACTGACGCACTTGCGATCGCGATAACACTCGCACATACGGGTCCGAAGTTCTCGGGTCAGGCTGTATCCGGATATCAGTACGGACGTTACGGCTACGCTGATCGTGCAGGTTCCGTTATCGAGAATCGCATCAGAAGGAAACAATAA